The segment CTCGTCCATGATGATCAACTCCGGGTCGTGCATGAACGCCAGCACGATGGCGAGCATCTGCTTGTTCCCGCGGGAGTAGCTGCCGATCTTCCGGTCGAGCGGGGGCGTGAACCGTTCGAGCAGTTCGTCGCTGCGTTCGTCCCCGCGGAGGTCGCCGTAGTAGCTCAGCATCCGCCGCCCGGTCGCGCCTTCGTCGAACACCGGTTCAGCTGGGAGATAGCCGATCTCGCGGCGGGCCTTCACTAACTCTCGTTCGTCGGTGATGTCTCGACCGAGGACGCGTGCGCTCCCGCCGGTCGGCGACTGAAATCCGAGCAGCGTCCGAATCGCCGTCGTCTTCCCGGCGCCGTTGGGGCCCAAAAAGCCGAACACCTCGCCGTCTTCGACGGTGAAGGACAGTGAGTCGATGCCCAGAACGTCCCCGTAGTCCTTCGTGAGCTCGTCGACTTCGATGGCGCCCATGGCTGCTCTTACCTTCATAGCTAATTACGGGTTTTGGTTTCGCAGGTCACACTCTCGAGTAGGCGTTCGTGAGGCCGAGACGAGCGTTCATCGCTGAGGACGAGGCCGAGTCGGCCGTCACTGTCCTTTGGGGGCCGTTTCGACGGCCTACCACGCGACGAATATCCCGAGTCTACGAGGTCAGCGATTCCGACCGCGTCGTACCTCTACACGATCCGCCGGCGCTCGTTCACCGACAACGTTGCAACTGAGCTTTGGGTTTCTGGAACAGCTACTAACTCGCGTGCTTCGGCGTCTATTCGCTCGCGTTCTATCGCACGATTTCCCAAACGCCTACCTGACTCGCGGCGGTCATCTCTTCCATGTCGAACGTCGATACCCGTCGCTCTGGCCTCATTCGCCCGGTCGCGGAACTGGTGGGTCTCACTGTCGTCGCATTTCTCGTCTCGCTGGTCGCCGGCGTCGCATTCATCGTCCCGATGTTCGTGTTGGGATACGGAATCGAAACGACGGGGGTCCTCATCGGGTCCACGGCCGCAGGTCAAGTCGCGTTCCTCGGCGTCGGCTACGCCTACAGCAGGCTTCGCGACATCTCGGTCAGTATCGCGCGTCCGTCAGGTCGACAGCTCCTCGTCGCGCTCGGCGGAACCGTGGCCGCGCTGGTGGTCGCGACTCTCCTATCGGTCCTGCTGACCGTTCTCGACCTGCTGCCACAGTCGGTTATCGGCGACATCGCCACGCGGAACCCGACGTTCCTACTCGGATTGGCCGCACTCTCGGTGGTTCTCGTTGCACCCGCTGAGGAGTGGCTCTTTCGCGGTGTCATTCAGGGTCGTCTCCGGCAGCGGGTCGGACCTACTCCCGCGATTGCGGGGTCGAGTCTCCTGTTCGGGTCGATGCACCTCGTGAATTATTCAGGTTCACTCCTTCCCGTCTTCGCCGGCGCATCGCTCATTGTCGTCGTCGGGTGTGTCTTCGGTGCGCTGTACGAATACACCGACAACCTCGCAGTCCCCATCGTGACACACGCGACGTACAATGTGGTATTGCTGATTCTCTCCTACCTGTCGATCTAGCGTAGTCAGACGCCGACCGTTTGACATCCTCCCCGCCCTGAAGGGCGAGGATTCCCGACCGCCGTTGGGATATTGTGGTTTACGACGTAGTCTGTTCTCGCGGTGCAAAGCATCCGCTCTCTTTGTCGAACAGGTACGTCGATGGCTGTGCCAACCAGCCGTTACTCCTATCTCCCCCATCACAGGCGAGACTCGGAGATACTTTCTGTCGAATATTCTCAGCACCATTCACGTCCGCATTCGCCACCGTCCCGCACTCATCACACACGTACAGACCGCGTTCAACGCGGTTCGACTTGCGCTTTCGACCACAACACGAACATGACTTCGACGTATCGCGCTCAGACACCCGTTCAACCGTGATGCCTCCCATCTTGGCCTTGTATTCCAGCATCGAGGTGAAGCGGTCGAATGCCCATGAGTGCAGGTCAAGGTTGCCGTGTTTGCCCCAGTTCTTCGACTCACCGTTTTCCTCGTCATTGCGGATACCGGAAAGGTCACCAATCACAATCGTTCCAACGCTCTCGTCCAAACACCGTTGGACAATGTGTTTTGAGAGTGTGTGGAAGTAGTGAGTGCGACGAGCCGACTTCTTCTGGTTCAACCGCGTAGCTTGTTCGGAGTCCGAATCGTCACAGCGAGCAATTCGCTTGCTGAAGTAGTAGTCGTCCTGCTTCAAGCAATTCAACGGGTAGAGCTCGCTGTGACCGTCTTTATAGGCGAGCGCGGCGAAGTTGTTGATACCGAGGTCAACACCCACGGTGTTCTTACCGGGGGCGTCAGAAATCTCGATTTCGACCTTGCACACGAAGTGCAACTCCCACTCGCCGCCAGTCCAGACGGCTCGAACCTGTTGGACGCTCTCCACGGTAGAGAGGTCAACGTCTGGGCGCGTCTGATACTTGCAGAGGATGAAGTCCGACCAGTGTTCTTTGAGGTTGGAGCCTTTGGAGAGTCTGACTCTCTCGTATTTGGTGTCGAGTTTGAAGCCAGCGGCTTTGAACGTGACCGTCGAACGAGGGTGTTCGTCGTTGTGTTTGCGGTACTTCGGCGGGTTTGCTCTCGTGTCTCCGTTTCGTCGTTTGCCGTACCAGCCGTTGAACGCCTCAGCGAGTTCTTGAAGGACTCGCTGACTTGACTGAGAATGCAGGTCATCATAGCGTTCGTGCGACTTGAGGTAGGTGGTGAGTTCGTTGTGACCGGGAATATGGCCTATCTCTGTCCACACGCGGTCGCAGACCCACCTCCCGACATTCCAGAGTTTCGAGGCTGAGAACCCGAGCGAATCAAGGTCGCCGGCCACCTGTGACTGGTTCCGTATGGACGCAGTGTAGGTGCGGATGACGACCTGTTTCGCCATACGTAACCTATGTAGTCAAACTTACTTGAGAATATGGATTCGAGCATGGAATATCCGGTCTTACCATTGGTAGTGGGCTGTGACGAATCGTGTCGGATTCATCCCCGCCCTAAAGGGCGGGGCTTTCTCCTTGCACTTCCGTAAGCATCTCCTCGAAGAAGGTGTTTCTGTTTGTCCTGGATGGGAGACATCTTGATGGACCTACCGTCTGAGGAGACTAGAATCGCTGTGCTCCAGTCGGATGGCGTTCATTGCTAACTCGTTCACCTGCCGTCTCCGCCTCGGGAACGATGGATGGCTACTGACGACGATAGTCTACAAGCAAAAGGGGACTCAGATCGCACGAACTACCGCCAAGCGTGAATAGTGAGAGCGATAGTAAGCACTTCTAACAACAAAGAGAGAAGATCAACGTGGTTGAGTTACGATTGTAGCGACATACTTCGATCTCAGTCGACTCAATCCTGCGATACTCCCAGATTAACTGTAGAGACCCTAAACAGCTGTTGCAAACGTTCACGGCTTCCGGGACAGACTACGTAGATAATGGACTCAGAGGAGCCTGCAACTGATATCGACGAAAGCGTTATCAAGAGCATCGAAGCCCTCGCCAATCAACAGCGGCTGGAGATTCTCGTCGCGTTGGCCGAGAGGAAATACGATGGTGAAGCGGAGACGTCCGCGATGTCTTTTACGCAACTGTACGACGTCGTGAGTTGCCAGAGCACGTCGCAGTTCTCTTATCACCTCAAACAGCTTGTCGACAGATTCATCGTCGAAACTGAAGACGGATATCAGCTCACGTACGCCGGTGACAAAGTTCGTCGTGCCCTCTTTTCGGGGCTCTACGAGCCGTCTCACGTGTTCGATCCTGTGGCTGTCGAAGGGGCCTGCCCGAACTGTGGTGCGCGGGCACTTGATGCAGACTCAACCGAGGGTCGGTTCACTGTGGAGTGCCGAGAGTGCGTAACACCCATCGTCTCCGATCTCTTCCCACAGAGTATCGCTCAGGAACGATCTACGCAAGAAATCGTCGACAGTTTTGGCTACGGTATCTGGGCGAAGTACCTCTTCGTACGAGGGGGCGTCTGTCCCGAATGCTATGGGCTGCTTGACACCACTATCCAGCAGTTAGAGCGTGAAGAACACTCCATGGGAGTCTCGATTAACGAATGTCGCCGATGTTGGTTCACCGTCTACTTTCCTATCGACGTCATCGTTGCGTTCCACCCGGTAGTTATCGAAGCCTTCTGGCAACACGGTGTCTCCCTCCTGGATATCCCTCTCTGGGAGCTATTCGAGTACACGACGGCAGAAAACTGGAACACCACTGTGAGAGCAGAGGAGCCGTTCGCTGCTTCAGTCGAGGTCGTTCTTGATGAGACAGAGATTCGGTTAGCAGTCGATCATCAGCTCTCGGTTGAGGTTCTACAGAAGACCGAGCTTCGATAGAGAGCAAGCGAGATCCCTCACCGACGAATCTGGGTGTGATTTCCACAGAGAGCAGTATTCTACAGCGAGTAACCAGCACGCGAGTGATGGACCGATGAGAAACACAACTCTGTCAATGGATGTAGACTGAGAGTTGGAGTTGACACGCCTTCGACCCAATCTATCAACTTAAACGTGTTTGAGTAATCTGTTTGCCAAGTTGTAATTCATATGACAATATTTATCCGGTCTCCGGGGAAGAATCGGCTATGCACTCGCTTCGCCACTCGTTGATTGATGAACATCCCGTCGCGGCGTTCTTCGTCGGGGCGTACGCGTATACGTGGATCATCTCTGCCCCCGCCGTATTCATGGAGCCGAGTTGGACCGCGGCAATTCTCATTTATATCGGGAGTTTTGGCCCTCCAATAAGTGCGGCAGTAGTGACATGGCTGCGGGGCGACGACGTCAGAGAGTGGGCGAGTCAAATTACGAAGTGGCGCGTGGGATGGAAATGGTGGTTCGTTGCTCTCGGCCTTCCACTCGTCGCGGCGGCGCTAATTGCGGTCGGTATCTTTGCAGTTCGAGGCCCCATCGATTTCGGACGGGCGCTCCCGTCACCGTTGCTCTTCGTGGGGTTGTTCCTCTTCACCCTCGTACTCAGCGGCGGCTTAAACGAGGAGCCTGGGTGGCGAGGATTCGCACAAGCTAGGCTCAACGAACGGTACGGGGCGTTCAACGCGAGTCTCATTATCGGAGTCGTCTGGGCTGGCTGGCATCTCCCGTACTTTCTCGCACCAGTCACTCCACATTCGAGTTTCCCCCTGGTCAATCAGGTCGGGTGGGTCGGTGGAATCCTCACCCTGTCAGTCATCCTCGCGTGGGCGTACAACAGCACCGGGAGCGTCCTCATCGTGATGGTGCTCCACGCAATGGCCAACACGGCGGACGTGCTCATTCCACTCGTTCCCAACGAGATTCTCATCGACGGGGTGATCAACGAGCGTGCGGTCGGTATCGTGACCGTCGTTCACTTAGTCGTATACGCCGCCATCGCTCTTGCCATCGTCGCGTACTACGGTCGTAAAGCCCTCGCTCGTGGTGCGATTCCCAAAACGGCCGACGTTGGTGGTGGAAGCTCGTGATCACGAATACAGCGGCAGAGCAGCGTCTCTCTGAGCGGTCGATGGAGGGACGATAGAGATGGCTGCAATCGATATCGATGGTCTGACTAAACAGTTCGGAGACGTCGTCGCCGTCAACGACCTTGACTTGCGCGTTGAGGAAGGAGAGATCTTCGGGTTCCTCGGCCCGAACGGCGCAGGGAAGTCCACGACGATCGACATTCTGCTCGACTTTGTCCGTCCGACAGCAGGTACCGTGACTGTTCTCGGCCACGACGCTCAGCGAGAGGGTGAAGCCGTGCGGCGGAAAACCGGCGTTCTCCCGGATGCCTACCACGTCTACGAACGGTTGACTGGCCGGCAACACCTGGA is part of the Halogeometricum sp. S1BR25-6 genome and harbors:
- a CDS encoding CPBP family intramembrane glutamic endopeptidase, which codes for MSNVDTRRSGLIRPVAELVGLTVVAFLVSLVAGVAFIVPMFVLGYGIETTGVLIGSTAAGQVAFLGVGYAYSRLRDISVSIARPSGRQLLVALGGTVAALVVATLLSVLLTVLDLLPQSVIGDIATRNPTFLLGLAALSVVLVAPAEEWLFRGVIQGRLRQRVGPTPAIAGSSLLFGSMHLVNYSGSLLPVFAGASLIVVVGCVFGALYEYTDNLAVPIVTHATYNVVLLILSYLSI
- a CDS encoding RNA-guided endonuclease InsQ/TnpB family protein; the encoded protein is MAKQVVIRTYTASIRNQSQVAGDLDSLGFSASKLWNVGRWVCDRVWTEIGHIPGHNELTTYLKSHERYDDLHSQSSQRVLQELAEAFNGWYGKRRNGDTRANPPKYRKHNDEHPRSTVTFKAAGFKLDTKYERVRLSKGSNLKEHWSDFILCKYQTRPDVDLSTVESVQQVRAVWTGGEWELHFVCKVEIEISDAPGKNTVGVDLGINNFAALAYKDGHSELYPLNCLKQDDYYFSKRIARCDDSDSEQATRLNQKKSARRTHYFHTLSKHIVQRCLDESVGTIVIGDLSGIRNDEENGESKNWGKHGNLDLHSWAFDRFTSMLEYKAKMGGITVERVSERDTSKSCSCCGRKRKSNRVERGLYVCDECGTVANADVNGAENIRQKVSPSLACDGGDRSNGWLAQPSTYLFDKESGCFAPREQTTS
- a CDS encoding winged helix-turn-helix domain-containing protein: MDSEEPATDIDESVIKSIEALANQQRLEILVALAERKYDGEAETSAMSFTQLYDVVSCQSTSQFSYHLKQLVDRFIVETEDGYQLTYAGDKVRRALFSGLYEPSHVFDPVAVEGACPNCGARALDADSTEGRFTVECRECVTPIVSDLFPQSIAQERSTQEIVDSFGYGIWAKYLFVRGGVCPECYGLLDTTIQQLEREEHSMGVSINECRRCWFTVYFPIDVIVAFHPVVIEAFWQHGVSLLDIPLWELFEYTTAENWNTTVRAEEPFAASVEVVLDETEIRLAVDHQLSVEVLQKTELR
- a CDS encoding CPBP family intramembrane glutamic endopeptidase, producing MHSLRHSLIDEHPVAAFFVGAYAYTWIISAPAVFMEPSWTAAILIYIGSFGPPISAAVVTWLRGDDVREWASQITKWRVGWKWWFVALGLPLVAAALIAVGIFAVRGPIDFGRALPSPLLFVGLFLFTLVLSGGLNEEPGWRGFAQARLNERYGAFNASLIIGVVWAGWHLPYFLAPVTPHSSFPLVNQVGWVGGILTLSVILAWAYNSTGSVLIVMVLHAMANTADVLIPLVPNEILIDGVINERAVGIVTVVHLVVYAAIALAIVAYYGRKALARGAIPKTADVGGGSS